From Triticum urartu cultivar G1812 chromosome 2, Tu2.1, whole genome shotgun sequence, a single genomic window includes:
- the LOC125536220 gene encoding probable calcium-binding protein CML13 gives MSTMKGQTRRERPRTRPHGLTQQKRQEIKEAFDLFDTDNSGTIDAKELNVAMRALGFEMTEEQINQMIADVDKDGSGSIDYEEFEHMMTAKIGERDTKEELTKAFRIIDQDKNGKISDVDIQRIAKELGENFTLQEIQEMVQEADQNGDGEIDFGEFARMMKKTSYGY, from the exons ATG TCTACAATGAAGGGACAGACAAGGAGGGAGAGGCCTAGGACTCGCCCCCATGGCCTCACGCAACAGAAGAGGCAGGAAATAAAGGAAGCATTTGATCTTTTCGACACCGATAACTCTG GAACCATCGATGCCAAAGAGTTGAATGTTGCGATGAG AGCCTTGGGATTTGAGATGACAGAGGAG CAAATCAATCAGATGATTGCTGATGTTGACAAAGATGGCAGTGGATCGATAGATTATGAGGAGTTTGAGCACATGATGACTGCCAAGATTGGGGAGAGGGACACTAAAGAAGAGCTTACAAAAGCGTTCCGCATTATTGACCAAGATAAAAAT GGGAAGATTTCAGATGTTGATATTCAGCGCATTGCCAAAGAGTTGGGTGAAAACTTCACTCTCCAAGAGATCCAAGAAATGGTTCAAGAGGCAGATCAAAATG GTGACGGCGAGATAGATTTTGGCGAGTTTGCGAGGATGATGAAGAAGACCAGCTATGGCTACTAG